In bacterium, the genomic stretch AATTTTTGCCTCATGCTAAAAAGAGAATGGCCGAGAGGGCTATTTCTAGAAAGCTGATTGTTGACGCTTTAAATTTTCCAACAAAAATTGCATCGGATAGGCGTGGTAGACGGTTAGTTAAAAAGCTGTATACTGATAAAAAGAAGACGCGGAGATTGTTATTGGTAGCCGTGGAAATAACCGATAATATTGCTAAAATCATAACGGTTATTGATACTTCCAAGATTAATAAATATCTACATGAAAAAGAAAAATAACATCAAGGTTTCATACGATAAAGAAAGCGAAGTGCTTTCTATGGATTTTATTAGATCCAAAAGCTCCGATTCCGATATAAACGGCAACGTGGTGATTGATTACGATAAAAATGGCAGAATTGTCCGTCTCAACATTTATGGTTTTAGTTTTGACGATTTTAAAGAAAACAAAGAAATTATCCAAGATTTTGCCCGACGTGTAAAAACTTCAGTTCCCGCACGCTGATTTTATTAAACTATGAA encodes the following:
- a CDS encoding DUF4258 domain-containing protein, with the protein product MRYEFLPHAKKRMAERAISRKLIVDALNFPTKIASDRRGRRLVKKLYTDKKKTRRLLLVAVEITDNIAKIITVIDTSKINKYLHEKEK
- a CDS encoding DUF2283 domain-containing protein, whose translation is MKKKNNIKVSYDKESEVLSMDFIRSKSSDSDINGNVVIDYDKNGRIVRLNIYGFSFDDFKENKEIIQDFARRVKTSVPAR